A genome region from Labilibaculum antarcticum includes the following:
- a CDS encoding DUF4402 domain-containing protein — MILAFKRSRLLTFICGGLLFLLSHLSLVAQEPAVPFSVVTIQDISFGAFFQGSSGGTVTVSPDGTRLLSGDMIVANVSGFSYYPAIYELEAEPGTLVFILKGSDTGMSRSNGGSISLQVGDSEPGFPIIVPPSGRIQVRMGGILTMENPQANSSGDYSGSLEVTFIQE; from the coding sequence ATGATACTTGCCTTCAAACGTAGTCGCTTACTTACATTTATTTGCGGAGGCTTACTTTTTCTATTGAGTCACTTGTCCTTAGTAGCTCAGGAGCCAGCTGTTCCGTTCTCTGTTGTAACCATTCAAGACATTAGTTTTGGAGCCTTCTTTCAGGGGAGTTCAGGAGGAACTGTCACAGTTTCACCAGATGGTACACGACTGCTTAGTGGCGACATGATAGTGGCCAATGTTTCAGGATTTTCGTATTATCCTGCTATTTACGAACTAGAGGCTGAGCCCGGAACGCTGGTATTTATCCTAAAAGGATCTGACACAGGCATGTCTCGCAGTAATGGTGGTTCTATAAGTCTTCAGGTAGGTGACTCTGAACCCGGTTTCCCGATTATCGTCCCCCCTTCAGGTCGGATACAGGTTCGTATGGGCGGCATTCTGACTATGGAAAATCCTCAAGCCAATTCTTCGGGAGATTACAGTGGCTCACTCGAAGTCACTTTTATACAGGAATAA
- a CDS encoding fimbrial biogenesis chaperone — protein MRVVGFLQTQITLKKAMFFSFLGCIVLSLFSSGQAMAQGNLLITPRRVVFEGNKRMQELNLANTGKDTATYNISFKEIRMTEGGGFEEITQPDPGQNFASDNLRFFPRRVTLAPNEAQLVKMQLSKTNQLVTGEFRSHIYFRAVPQKKALGEKEDSHVATGLSVSLKPVFGITIPVIIRRGESTAQVSLSNLELVRDEDQTFKLKLKFDRTGNMSVYGDIRVDYISPEGKLIQVGLVKGLAVYSPTASRTFSMKLDNQAGIDYTKGKLHLVYSRQKADKGAMLCEAELNLH, from the coding sequence ATGAGAGTAGTCGGATTCTTACAGACACAAATCACCTTAAAAAAGGCAATGTTTTTTTCTTTTTTAGGTTGCATTGTATTGTCCCTTTTTTCTTCAGGACAAGCGATGGCGCAAGGAAACCTGCTCATTACCCCACGCAGGGTGGTTTTTGAGGGGAATAAAAGAATGCAGGAATTGAATCTGGCCAATACGGGAAAGGATACTGCCACTTACAATATTTCATTCAAAGAAATCAGGATGACGGAAGGTGGGGGTTTTGAGGAAATCACTCAGCCAGATCCGGGTCAGAATTTTGCCAGTGACAACCTGCGTTTTTTTCCACGCAGGGTGACTCTTGCTCCCAATGAAGCTCAGCTTGTGAAAATGCAGCTGAGCAAAACCAACCAGTTGGTCACAGGGGAATTCCGTTCTCATATCTATTTTCGAGCTGTACCTCAAAAAAAGGCGCTTGGCGAGAAAGAAGACAGCCATGTTGCTACAGGACTCTCTGTCAGTTTGAAGCCTGTTTTTGGCATTACCATTCCGGTGATTATCCGCAGGGGAGAATCTACGGCTCAGGTGAGTCTTTCGAATTTGGAACTTGTTAGGGACGAAGATCAGACTTTCAAGCTAAAATTAAAATTTGACCGTACCGGGAACATGTCGGTTTATGGGGATATTCGGGTTGATTATATTTCACCGGAAGGGAAGTTAATTCAGGTAGGGCTTGTAAAAGGATTAGCCGTTTATTCGCCGACTGCCTCCCGAACTTTTTCAATGAAACTTGACAATCAGGCCGGAATTGATTATACAAAAGGGAAATTACATTTGGTGTACAGCAGGCAAAAAGCTGATAAGGGAGCTATGCTTTGCGAAGCAGAACTGAACCTGCACTAA
- a CDS encoding DUF4402 domain-containing protein, which produces MKNLTKVFAIAIMMFGFATSSFAQAERSAAATASATIVQPISILQTDDMNFGNVAVQSTAGTVILSPSAVRSTTGGVTIPTVGSGAEQAAAFTVTGEGAYTYVITLPTADYTISDGAENNMTVNAFTCNGVDTEGVWTGTLASGTFALTVGATLNVDASQLAGVYTNETGFEVTVNYN; this is translated from the coding sequence ATGAAAAATTTAACTAAAGTTTTTGCTATTGCAATCATGATGTTTGGATTTGCAACCAGCTCTTTTGCACAAGCCGAAAGAAGTGCAGCAGCTACAGCTTCTGCAACTATTGTACAACCAATTAGCATTCTTCAAACAGACGATATGAATTTCGGTAATGTTGCTGTACAGTCTACCGCTGGAACTGTTATCTTATCACCGTCAGCTGTTCGCTCAACTACTGGAGGTGTAACAATACCTACAGTGGGTTCTGGAGCCGAACAAGCTGCTGCTTTTACTGTAACAGGGGAAGGCGCTTATACTTATGTAATTACTTTGCCAACTGCTGATTATACAATTTCTGATGGCGCGGAGAATAATATGACCGTAAATGCTTTTACATGTAATGGTGTTGATACTGAAGGTGTATGGACTGGTACATTGGCATCCGGTACATTTGCTTTGACAGTTGGTGCTACTTTGAATGTAGATGCATCACAGCTTGCTGGAGTTTATACAAATGAAACAGGTTTCGAAGTAACAGTGAATTATAACTAG
- a CDS encoding ATP-binding protein: MFFEIENTLIICGISWHYLSKQLNKSRIQKYIDQLFRIDYCHSKEGTNKESGTGLGLLLCREFIEMHKGEIWIESEIGKGSTFKFSIPHC, encoded by the coding sequence GTGTTCTTCGAAATCGAAAATACTTTGATAATTTGTGGAATTTCGTGGCATTATTTGTCGAAGCAGTTAAATAAAAGTAGAATTCAAAAATATATTGACCAACTATTCCGGATCGATTATTGCCATTCAAAAGAGGGAACAAACAAGGAATCAGGAACTGGCCTGGGTTTGCTACTTTGTAGGGAATTTATCGAAATGCACAAAGGTGAGATTTGGATAGAAAGTGAGATTGGGAAGGGCAGTACATTCAAATTTTCCATACCACATTGTTAA
- a CDS encoding methyltransferase domain-containing protein: MTNSVKNAARKLALKTQKIIESNTGFKITYNKFKDDLNLYVQQYGEDSVKKRAFYNICAGGHGGFGGYFYHPFWTNIDVEAPILLDGWERYNPEKDIMHDLLDKTPLPLESDSAEIIQSQYTIEHLDDEAAAYFFKEAYRSLKPGGVFKVVAPNSELDYNAYLNNDKTYYSWVDIQSSDRHHPVYGYKTRLNQASFEQVALVHFAANASTIHSEDNPQQIQDEEFNHIMNTMKMEDALDYCSSRCSVEIQRKYRSNHINWWNHDKLIKALKTAGFSKVQIMAPGQSSARVLRNRKYFDNLWNFVALFVEAVK; this comes from the coding sequence ATGACTAATTCAGTAAAAAATGCAGCCAGAAAACTTGCGTTAAAAACACAAAAAATTATTGAAAGTAATACAGGATTTAAAATTACATATAATAAGTTTAAAGATGATCTCAACCTATATGTTCAACAATATGGTGAAGACAGTGTAAAAAAAAGAGCCTTTTATAATATTTGTGCAGGTGGACATGGTGGGTTCGGAGGCTATTTTTATCATCCGTTTTGGACTAACATAGACGTAGAGGCTCCAATACTACTTGATGGGTGGGAAAGATACAATCCCGAAAAGGATATCATGCACGATTTGTTGGATAAAACGCCACTTCCACTTGAGAGTGATTCTGCTGAGATAATTCAATCGCAATACACAATAGAACATTTAGATGACGAAGCTGCAGCTTACTTCTTTAAAGAGGCATACCGCTCGCTTAAACCTGGAGGCGTTTTTAAAGTGGTTGCGCCAAATTCAGAATTAGATTATAATGCGTATTTAAATAATGATAAAACCTATTATTCATGGGTAGATATTCAGAGCTCCGATAGACACCATCCTGTATATGGATATAAAACACGCTTGAATCAAGCGTCTTTTGAACAGGTTGCCTTAGTTCATTTTGCAGCCAATGCTTCAACAATTCATTCCGAAGATAATCCCCAACAAATTCAGGACGAGGAGTTCAATCACATAATGAACACCATGAAAATGGAAGATGCCTTAGATTATTGCTCTTCTAGATGTTCTGTTGAGATACAAAGAAAGTACCGTTCCAATCACATCAACTGGTGGAATCATGATAAATTGATCAAGGCATTAAAAACAGCTGGATTCAGCAAAGTTCAGATCATGGCTCCAGGGCAAAGTTCAGCCCGTGTTCTTCGAAATCGAAAATACTTTGATAATTTGTGGAATTTCGTGGCATTATTTGTCGAAGCAGTTAAATAA
- a CDS encoding sensor histidine kinase produces the protein MFQIDFPTIFISYLITNIISLAVIVLLFLQVKKRFPGTTFILLCFVFNALGTILIFMRGVVPDWISMTVANTLIFSSGVVMLTGLQQFCGKKGLQSYNYIIILVYFIVHFYFAYFNPLLFARILLSSFALFYIFSQTALFMLKKTPVNMRQMVRGVGLIFLIYSLIYVWRIIYLLVGDHSISSYFNSNDSETWFIIVNQITFLFLAYNLILMFNKRLLTEISTQEELFKGLIKNSFDMITLVDSNGIQHYVSESCEKILGFKTDELINVPVIESMIHPEDQKLAAKGFRDMIENKTSGGTQYRHRHKNGNWVYLEAFGNNQLDNPAIKSVILNVRDITERKQTEQSIKMNEIRLRELNATKDRFFSIIGHDLKSPFNSVIGFSDLILDRIQERDYEGVARYAAIIQDSSERAMNLLKNLLDWSQAQTGKIKFDPQCIELVSVINEVLELSNDTAHQKSIAIFKKSPQHIPVVADKAMITTVLRNLVANAIKFTNSGGELTISTEQMEKQLIVSVADNGVGMTQEYIDKLFRIDYCHSKEGTNKESGTGLGLLLCKEFIEMHKGDIWIESEIGKGSTFKFSIPHCYSDE, from the coding sequence ATGTTTCAAATCGACTTCCCTACAATTTTTATTAGCTATTTAATAACGAATATCATAAGCTTAGCGGTAATTGTTCTGCTGTTTTTGCAAGTGAAAAAGAGATTTCCAGGTACAACTTTTATACTGCTTTGCTTTGTCTTTAATGCATTAGGAACCATTTTGATATTTATGAGGGGTGTTGTTCCTGACTGGATTTCGATGACGGTTGCAAATACCTTAATTTTTTCATCAGGAGTGGTGATGTTAACTGGACTTCAACAATTTTGCGGGAAAAAAGGACTTCAAAGTTATAACTACATTATAATTTTGGTCTATTTCATTGTTCATTTCTATTTTGCTTATTTCAATCCTTTGCTGTTTGCAAGAATCCTCCTTTCATCCTTTGCTTTATTCTATATTTTTTCCCAAACGGCATTGTTCATGCTAAAGAAGACTCCTGTTAATATGCGTCAGATGGTAAGGGGAGTTGGTCTGATTTTTCTCATCTATAGCTTGATCTATGTTTGGCGGATCATTTATCTTTTAGTTGGAGATCATTCAATAAGCTCCTATTTTAATTCAAATGACTCTGAGACATGGTTTATCATAGTCAATCAAATTACTTTTCTATTCCTTGCTTACAACCTCATATTGATGTTTAATAAGCGACTGCTAACTGAAATCTCAACACAGGAAGAATTGTTTAAAGGACTCATAAAAAATTCATTTGACATGATTACTCTTGTTGATTCAAATGGAATTCAACATTATGTGAGTGAATCATGTGAGAAAATACTGGGTTTCAAAACCGATGAACTGATAAATGTGCCAGTTATAGAAAGCATGATTCATCCGGAAGATCAGAAGTTAGCGGCAAAAGGCTTTCGTGATATGATTGAAAATAAAACAAGCGGAGGAACTCAATACCGACATCGTCATAAAAATGGGAACTGGGTCTATCTGGAAGCTTTTGGGAACAATCAATTAGATAATCCTGCAATTAAATCTGTTATTCTTAACGTTCGTGATATCACAGAACGAAAACAGACTGAGCAAAGTATTAAAATGAATGAAATCCGTCTGCGGGAGCTGAATGCTACCAAAGACCGTTTTTTCTCTATTATTGGGCACGACTTGAAGAGTCCCTTTAATAGTGTGATTGGCTTCAGTGATCTTATTTTAGATCGCATTCAAGAACGTGATTACGAAGGGGTTGCGCGATACGCAGCTATTATACAAGATTCCTCAGAACGAGCAATGAATCTGCTCAAAAACCTCTTAGATTGGTCACAAGCACAAACAGGAAAAATTAAATTTGATCCGCAATGTATTGAATTGGTCAGTGTAATTAATGAAGTGTTGGAATTATCCAATGATACAGCTCATCAAAAATCCATTGCAATTTTTAAAAAATCACCTCAACATATTCCTGTTGTAGCTGATAAGGCTATGATAACTACCGTTTTGAGAAATCTAGTTGCGAATGCGATAAAATTCACTAATTCGGGAGGCGAATTAACCATTAGCACGGAACAAATGGAGAAGCAATTGATTGTTTCTGTTGCTGATAATGGAGTTGGGATGACACAAGAATATATTGACAAATTGTTCCGGATCGATTATTGCCATTCAAAAGAGGGAACAAACAAGGAATCGGGAACTGGCCTGGGTTTGTTGCTTTGTAAGGAGTTTATCGAAATGCACAAGGGTGATATTTGGATAGAAAGTGAGATCGGGAAGGGCAGTACATTCAAATTTTCCATACCACATTGTTATTCAGATGAATAA
- a CDS encoding AMP-binding protein — protein MQLYKKYLVQSEFNSTDDFVTNFKIKEPENFNFAYDIVDEYAKLEPNKVAIVWTNDEGIHVDVTYAELKRKSDEAASYLQQTGIGHGDKVMLILMRRLEFWYAIIALHKLGAVAIPATHLLTKKDIVYRCSAASIKAIVAVNEQQVIDHVDEARNDCETLEHCIAIGSDVPQNWKSWENGIAKAPLFAGPQKASAIEDTSLLYFTSGTTGEPKMVAHNFAYPLGHIITASFWHNVKEDGVHLTVADTGWGKAVWGKLYGQMMAGCSVFIYDHKKFTPSDLLAVISKYKVTSFCAPPTIYRFLIKEDIAAYDLSSLEYCTTAGEALSPKVFDTFKELTGIMLMEAFGQTETTVQIGSYPWMTPKPGSMGMPSPMYKVGLHKSDGTFCEVGEQGEIVIDIKDGKPIGLFTEYYRDPEKTSEVLYGGFYHTGDIAWCDEDGYYWFVGRVDDVIKSSGYRIGPFEVESALMTHPSVVECAITGVPDDVRGQVVKATIVLSKEYAPGSEELIKEIQNHMKKVTAPYKYPRIIEFVEALPKTISGKIRRVELRNKKA, from the coding sequence ATGCAGTTGTATAAAAAATACCTCGTTCAGTCGGAATTTAATTCGACGGACGATTTTGTGACAAATTTCAAGATCAAGGAACCTGAGAATTTTAATTTTGCCTACGATATTGTGGACGAATATGCGAAGTTGGAACCTAATAAAGTGGCTATTGTATGGACGAATGATGAGGGAATACACGTAGATGTTACCTATGCGGAGCTAAAAAGAAAAAGCGATGAGGCAGCCTCCTATTTGCAACAAACAGGGATTGGGCATGGAGATAAAGTGATGTTGATTTTGATGCGTCGCCTGGAGTTTTGGTATGCGATTATTGCACTGCATAAATTGGGTGCTGTGGCTATTCCTGCTACTCATTTGTTAACCAAGAAAGATATTGTTTACCGATGCTCAGCGGCAAGTATTAAAGCCATTGTGGCAGTCAACGAACAACAAGTGATCGATCATGTTGATGAGGCAAGAAACGATTGTGAAACGCTGGAGCATTGCATCGCAATTGGATCGGATGTGCCCCAAAATTGGAAGAGCTGGGAAAATGGAATCGCGAAAGCGCCTTTATTTGCCGGACCCCAAAAGGCAAGCGCAATTGAAGATACCTCTCTCTTGTATTTTACATCCGGAACCACGGGAGAACCTAAAATGGTGGCTCATAACTTTGCTTATCCGCTGGGGCATATCATCACCGCGTCGTTTTGGCACAATGTAAAAGAAGATGGTGTGCACCTTACTGTTGCTGACACAGGCTGGGGAAAAGCTGTCTGGGGAAAACTCTACGGACAAATGATGGCTGGTTGTTCGGTGTTTATCTACGATCATAAAAAATTCACGCCAAGTGATCTGTTGGCCGTGATTTCTAAATACAAAGTAACATCCTTTTGTGCGCCGCCAACGATTTATAGATTTTTGATCAAAGAAGACATAGCTGCCTATGATCTTTCGTCTTTGGAATATTGCACCACAGCTGGCGAAGCACTTAGCCCGAAGGTTTTCGATACCTTCAAAGAATTAACGGGCATCATGCTCATGGAGGCCTTCGGACAGACCGAAACAACGGTTCAAATTGGTAGTTATCCTTGGATGACACCAAAACCAGGATCCATGGGAATGCCATCGCCAATGTATAAAGTTGGGCTTCATAAATCCGACGGAACTTTTTGTGAGGTTGGTGAACAGGGCGAGATTGTGATTGATATCAAAGACGGAAAGCCCATTGGATTATTTACTGAATACTATCGTGATCCAGAAAAAACATCGGAAGTGCTTTACGGTGGTTTTTACCATACCGGAGACATTGCATGGTGCGACGAAGATGGTTACTATTGGTTCGTTGGGCGTGTTGACGATGTAATTAAAAGTTCAGGCTACAGAATTGGACCCTTCGAGGTAGAAAGTGCATTGATGACTCACCCATCAGTGGTTGAGTGCGCCATTACCGGTGTGCCGGATGATGTGCGGGGACAAGTAGTGAAGGCTACAATCGTACTGAGCAAAGAATACGCACCTGGAAGCGAGGAGTTAATTAAGGAGATTCAAAATCACATGAAAAAAGTAACCGCTCCTTACAAATATCCTCGTATCATAGAGTTTGTTGAGGCTCTTCCAAAAACCATCAGTGGTAAAATTAGAAGGGTAGAGTTAAGAAATAAAAAGGCGTAA
- a CDS encoding helix-turn-helix domain-containing protein translates to MNEQIRQIAKRLQGLREALEFTLDEAADVCHTTVDNYLKYESGAVDIPVGVLHNISKHYNIELTALIAGEEPHVFEYSITRKGKGVGVHSRGAYQYESLGSSFVGRKAEPFMVTVEPSEKEREPSAHVGQEFILVLEGEMELRLNDKKILLHQGDTIYFNSELSHNMRAVNNIRCKFLAVILK, encoded by the coding sequence ATGAACGAACAAATTCGTCAAATAGCGAAGCGTTTACAAGGCTTAAGAGAAGCGCTTGAGTTCACTCTCGATGAAGCTGCAGATGTTTGCCATACCACTGTCGATAATTATTTGAAGTATGAAAGTGGAGCTGTTGATATTCCAGTAGGTGTGCTTCATAATATTTCTAAGCATTATAACATAGAGCTTACTGCATTGATTGCCGGAGAGGAGCCTCACGTATTTGAATATTCCATTACCCGAAAAGGTAAGGGTGTTGGCGTTCATAGCCGAGGAGCTTATCAGTACGAGTCGCTCGGGTCTAGTTTTGTAGGAAGAAAAGCAGAACCTTTTATGGTTACTGTTGAGCCAAGTGAGAAAGAGCGGGAGCCTAGTGCGCATGTTGGGCAAGAATTCATTCTAGTGCTTGAAGGTGAAATGGAGCTTCGTTTAAATGATAAAAAGATTCTATTGCATCAAGGGGATACAATTTACTTTAACTCAGAACTCTCTCATAATATGAGGGCGGTTAATAATATAAGATGCAAGTTTCTTGCAGTTATTCTTAAATAA
- the recO gene encoding DNA repair protein RecO produces the protein MIHKTKGVVLNQIKYGDTSLIVQVYTEKFGRQSYMVKGGRSKKSAMKSNLFRPFFLLEMEVYHREGKNIQSIKEVRLCENLNNLVFDVYKSTMVFFLTEVCSKVLREEERNQELFVFLYNSIRYLDLTEESIGRFHLYFLSKLGRFLGFSPQLNWSDTNAFFDMDNGFFVDEERTHAHCLEKGVSGRLYSLFNTSIDLINSLKMSNEERDCLLRAILNFYALQIDGFTNLKSLSVLHELFQEEE, from the coding sequence ATGATCCACAAGACCAAAGGAGTCGTTTTGAATCAGATTAAGTATGGTGACACCAGCTTGATTGTTCAGGTGTATACCGAAAAGTTTGGTCGTCAGTCGTACATGGTGAAAGGAGGAAGATCCAAGAAGTCAGCCATGAAGAGTAATTTGTTTCGGCCATTTTTTCTTCTTGAAATGGAAGTTTATCATCGGGAAGGAAAGAATATTCAGTCGATAAAAGAGGTTCGGCTTTGTGAGAATTTAAACAACTTAGTTTTTGATGTGTACAAAAGCACAATGGTTTTTTTTCTAACAGAAGTGTGTTCAAAAGTACTTCGCGAGGAAGAGCGAAACCAGGAACTATTTGTGTTTCTGTACAATAGCATCCGCTATCTCGATCTCACAGAAGAATCCATCGGACGATTTCATTTGTATTTTTTAAGCAAACTAGGCCGTTTTTTGGGTTTTTCCCCACAACTCAATTGGTCTGATACAAATGCTTTTTTCGATATGGACAATGGTTTTTTTGTAGACGAAGAAAGAACACATGCACATTGTCTGGAAAAGGGCGTAAGCGGAAGGCTTTATTCCTTATTTAATACTTCAATTGATCTTATCAACAGTTTAAAAATGAGCAATGAAGAGCGGGATTGTCTTTTGCGTGCCATTTTGAATTTTTATGCGCTGCAAATTGATGGTTTTACCAATTTAAAATCCTTATCGGTGCTTCACGAACTGTTTCAGGAAGAGGAATAG
- the porZ gene encoding type IX secretion system anionic LPS delivery protein PorZ has translation MKLQIRCIFTFLLLTFALTTQSQIKIGEWREHLPYQKANALLAGGEKLYCLTESGLFSYSLNDNEIVAFSKTKGLSESEISAIGWEEASRSLLIGYASGNLDVISDGVIQNIPDIKKFSLIENKSINSITCTSEFAYLGTDFGIVVINLDKMEVADTYFIGAEGEKLVVNDIKISSTTIWAATNQGIYSADLSSSNLADYNNWDHQLNIPVFQRECEHLELIDGNVIVSRILSETSSELYRNRNAVWAKFAGNFSRIYSIRNSENQLWVVQTDKTQLFTATGIEDSVLQSSGISAMRDALEVAGRTFIADYQTSLREISGSGTDQIKPDGPLRKNISNVFSVADQTWAVAGGVTAAFEGMGEDAELFLFENQQWTNYSKENTSAFENQFDLLSITGNKRDQSLVYAASWGDGLFVFEKNEFTTNWNFENSPLGTKGISGMDSDEDGNLWILDANSSAPVKVHSLAGEWTSLSYSTLANRVNMQKIVCLQNGDKWVLNAPGQALFAFNENQTLSNQDDDAVASFLVRDENNSTISSNIYDLIEDDNGDVWCGTSSGVAVYSNPGNIFRTGSFYAYQPIITIEGSTQYLLGTEVVNAIALNGANQKWLGTANSGVFLISENGDEQLSHFTSENSPLPSNTVQKISVNPENGEVFFVTDKGMVSYKGEVTAGTESYNDLYVYPNPVRETYHGDVVVSGLMAKSTVKITDISGNLVMEGKSEGGQFIWDGKNFNRSRVHTGVYLIFCSNSDGSKSKVIKLLFIH, from the coding sequence ATGAAGCTACAAATCCGATGCATTTTCACTTTTTTACTTCTAACATTTGCTTTGACTACTCAAAGTCAGATAAAGATTGGTGAATGGAGGGAGCATTTGCCATATCAGAAGGCAAATGCCTTGCTTGCTGGTGGCGAAAAATTGTATTGCTTAACTGAATCAGGCTTGTTTTCTTACTCGTTGAACGATAATGAAATAGTTGCTTTCAGTAAAACAAAGGGCTTGTCGGAATCGGAAATTTCCGCCATTGGCTGGGAAGAGGCTTCACGCAGTCTTTTGATTGGGTATGCAAGCGGGAATTTGGATGTTATATCTGATGGAGTAATTCAAAATATTCCGGACATCAAGAAATTCTCCCTGATCGAGAACAAGTCCATCAATTCCATTACTTGTACAAGTGAGTTTGCCTATTTGGGTACGGATTTTGGAATTGTGGTCATTAATTTGGATAAAATGGAAGTTGCTGACACCTATTTTATTGGCGCTGAGGGTGAGAAATTGGTAGTGAATGACATCAAAATAAGCTCAACTACAATTTGGGCCGCTACCAATCAGGGAATTTATTCAGCAGATTTATCTTCAAGTAATTTGGCGGATTATAATAACTGGGATCATCAGCTAAACATTCCTGTTTTTCAAAGAGAATGTGAACATTTGGAACTGATTGATGGTAATGTAATTGTAAGCCGGATTTTGTCTGAAACATCAAGCGAATTGTATCGGAACAGGAATGCCGTTTGGGCTAAATTCGCCGGAAATTTTTCAAGAATCTATTCCATTAGAAACAGTGAAAATCAATTGTGGGTAGTGCAAACCGATAAAACTCAACTGTTTACTGCAACAGGAATTGAAGACTCAGTTTTGCAGTCTTCAGGAATTTCTGCAATGCGTGATGCTTTGGAAGTAGCTGGAAGAACATTTATTGCTGATTACCAGACATCCTTGCGGGAGATTAGTGGAAGTGGTACCGATCAAATTAAACCCGACGGACCTTTACGTAAAAATATATCAAATGTATTCTCAGTTGCGGATCAAACATGGGCTGTTGCTGGCGGTGTAACAGCTGCTTTTGAGGGAATGGGCGAAGATGCGGAATTGTTTTTGTTTGAAAATCAGCAATGGACCAACTATTCAAAAGAAAACACATCAGCTTTCGAGAATCAATTTGATTTGCTTTCGATCACAGGCAATAAAAGAGATCAATCCCTTGTTTATGCGGCTAGTTGGGGAGATGGACTATTTGTTTTTGAAAAGAATGAATTTACAACCAATTGGAATTTTGAAAATTCACCGCTTGGTACGAAAGGAATTAGTGGCATGGATTCGGATGAGGATGGAAATTTATGGATATTGGATGCGAATTCTTCTGCTCCGGTAAAAGTTCATTCTCTTGCCGGTGAATGGACTTCTTTAAGCTATTCAACCCTTGCAAACCGTGTAAATATGCAAAAGATTGTCTGCCTTCAAAATGGAGACAAATGGGTTTTAAATGCTCCGGGACAAGCTCTTTTTGCATTTAATGAAAATCAGACCCTTTCCAATCAGGATGATGATGCTGTCGCTTCTTTTTTAGTTCGTGATGAGAACAATTCAACAATCAGTTCGAATATTTACGATCTGATTGAAGATGACAATGGAGATGTATGGTGCGGAACATCAAGTGGAGTTGCGGTTTATTCCAACCCGGGAAATATTTTTAGGACAGGCAGCTTTTATGCCTATCAGCCTATAATTACTATCGAAGGTTCCACTCAGTATTTGCTGGGAACGGAAGTTGTAAATGCCATTGCTTTGAATGGAGCCAATCAAAAATGGCTGGGAACGGCAAATTCAGGTGTTTTCCTGATTTCTGAGAATGGTGATGAGCAATTGTCTCATTTTACAAGTGAAAACAGTCCTTTGCCTTCCAATACAGTTCAGAAAATATCAGTAAATCCGGAAAATGGGGAGGTGTTTTTTGTGACCGATAAAGGAATGGTTTCTTATAAAGGAGAGGTAACTGCAGGAACAGAATCTTATAATGATCTCTATGTGTATCCGAATCCCGTTCGGGAAACCTATCACGGTGATGTTGTTGTGAGTGGTTTAATGGCCAAATCGACTGTGAAAATCACTGATATTAGTGGTAATTTGGTGATGGAAGGAAAATCAGAGGGCGGCCAGTTTATCTGGGATGGGAAAAACTTCAACAGATCGAGAGTGCATACTGGTGTTTACCTGATATTTTGCTCCAATTCTGATGGTTCTAAATCGAAGGTGATTAAATTACTATTCATTCATTAA
- a CDS encoding non-canonical purine NTP diphosphatase codes for MKLVFATNNRNKLKELQNLLGEEIELLCLADINCEDEIPEDYETLEENASQKAQYIFDKFNVNCFADDTGLEIEALNNEPGVYSARYAGEEKDAKANMKKVLENLNGVENRKSRFRTVISLIIDGKENQFEGIVEGNILEKERGIDGFGYDPIFEPKGYDISFAEMDMTEKNKISHRGLAVRKLVNYLLSLKE; via the coding sequence ATGAAGCTTGTTTTTGCGACCAATAACCGAAATAAACTAAAGGAGTTACAAAACCTTTTAGGAGAAGAGATTGAACTGTTATGTCTGGCAGATATCAATTGTGAGGATGAGATTCCGGAAGATTACGAAACACTGGAAGAAAATGCAAGTCAAAAAGCTCAGTATATCTTCGATAAATTTAATGTCAATTGCTTTGCGGATGATACTGGATTGGAAATAGAAGCCTTGAATAATGAACCTGGTGTTTATTCTGCCAGATATGCCGGAGAAGAAAAGGATGCAAAAGCCAATATGAAAAAGGTTCTTGAGAATCTAAATGGTGTTGAAAACAGAAAATCAAGGTTTCGAACCGTAATCTCTTTAATCATTGATGGTAAGGAGAATCAGTTTGAAGGTATCGTTGAAGGAAATATCCTTGAAAAGGAGCGTGGGATTGATGGTTTTGGCTACGATCCAATTTTTGAACCAAAAGGATATGATATTTCATTTGCAGAAATGGATATGACTGAAAAAAACAAGATCAGCCACAGAGGTTTGGCCGTTCGGAAATTGGTAAATTATTTGCTAAGCCTTAAAGAATAA